Proteins encoded together in one Electrophorus electricus isolate fEleEle1 chromosome 9, fEleEle1.pri, whole genome shotgun sequence window:
- the zgc:195282 gene encoding cysteine-rich protein 2, with translation MVSYCPICGKPVYFGEKKRSLGRDYHPLCLKCHRCKRQLTPGQHAEHDEKPYCTNCYMRDFGPRGNRGAASHTCNTEAS, from the exons ATGGTGAGCTACTGCCCCATCTGTGGGAAGCCCGTCTACTTCG GTGAGAAAAAACGCTCCCTGGGGCGGGATTATCACCCACTGTGTCTGAAATGCCACAGGTGTAAGAGGCAGCTGACCCCCGGACAACAcgcagag CACGACGAGAAGCCATACTGTACTAACTGCTACATGAGAGACTTTGGCCCCAGAG GGAACAGAGGAGCAGCGTCTCACACGTGCAACACAGAAGCCTCCTAA
- the melk gene encoding maternal embryonic leucine zipper kinase: protein MPVDNASELLKYYEVYETIGSGGFAKVKLGRHILTGEKVAIKIMDKKDLGDDLPRVKMEMEAMKNLSHQHVCRLYHIIETASRIYMVIEYCPGGELFDYIVAKDRLSEEETRVFFRQIISALAYVHSQGYAHRDLKPENLLIDEGHNLKLIDFGLCARPKGGLGYELMTCCGSPAYAAPELIQGKAYIGSEADVWSMGVLLYALLCGYLPFDDDNCMVLYRKITSGHYKNPHWLSPGSILLLNQMMQVEPKRRLTVRQLLDHPWVMKGYSSPVEWHSTRPLGHIDEDCITEMAVSLRRSKQSTVQLVSEWKYDQTTATYLLLLAKKQRGRPVRLRAEAHGQEPTCSPLQEIQLKKSLHFGEEDDDEDDYDGGVHRGRGGSLVFPPDCYDDSSAWVPITPKNTQTTCTPRKKPACQSSEKKYGDVGSAPGPRQGKPRPQNHEKRERTKEDKENLLVPAPDGNVFALPAPLTPAAIRKGRPHKAGPTTPVNSNVLNATGDPRRDVFHRKPGEQQKSGQQALEGLAFSPERRSRSLDMADSAQKRKAGKVFGSLERGLDKVITMLTPSKRRGPRDTPRRIKAQYNVTLTSQTNAEQVLNQILRVLPEKNVDYVQKGYTLKCRTESDSGKVAVQFELEVCLLQKPEVVAIRRQRLKGDAWVYKHLVEDILSTTSA from the exons ATGCCTGTGGACAACGCTTCAGAGCTCCTCAAATACTATGAAGTTTACGAAACTATCGGATCAG GTGGCTTTGCAAAAGTCAAGCTAGGCAGGCATATTCTTACAGGCGAGAAAGTGGCCATCAAGATAATGGACAAGAAAGACCTTGGG GACGACCTTCCTCGCGTGAAAATGGAGATGGAAGCTATGAAGAACCTGAGCCATCAGCACGTGTGCCGCCTTTACCACATCATTGAGACGGCGAGCAGGATCTACATGGTGATCGAG taTTGTCCTGGAGGTGAGCTGTTTGATTATATTGTAGCTAAAGACCGCCTGTCTGAGGAGGAGACACGAGTTTTCTTCCGCCAGATCATTTCAGCGCTGGCCTACGTCCACAGCCAGGGCTATGCCCACCGTGACCTCAAACCG GAAAACCTGCTGATTGACGAGGGTCATAACCTCAAGCTGATCGACTTTGGCCTCTGTGCCAGACCAAAG GGCGGCCTGGGGTACGAGCTGATGACCTGCTGTGGGAGTCCCGCCTACGCGGCGCCTGAGCTCATCCAGGGAAAGGCTTACATTGGCTCCGAG gCGGATGTGTGGAGTATGGGCGTGCTGCTCTATGCTCTGCTGTGTGGGTACCTTCCATTTGATGACGATAACTGCATGGTCCTTTACAGAAAAATCACA AGCGGCCATTATAAGAACCCCCACTGGTTGTCACCTGGTAGTATACTGCTCCTTAACCAAATGATGCAG GTGGAGCCAAAGAGGCGTTTGACAGTGAGGCAGCTGCTGGACCACCCGTGGGTGATGAAGGGTTACAGCAGCCCTGTGGAGTGGCACAGCACACGCccg ctGGGTCATATAGATGAGGACTGTATCACTGAGATGGCTGTGTCATTGAGGAGGTCTAAACAGAGCACTGTCCAGCTGGTGTCTGAG tggaaaTATGACCAGACTACAGCTACGTATCTGTTGCTGCTGGCTAAGAAGCAGCGTGGAAGGCCAGTGCGTCTGAGAGCGGAGGCACACGGCCAGGAGCCCACCTGCTCCCCTCTGCAAGAAATACAG TTGAAGAAGAGCTTGCATTTTGGTGAGGAGGACGATGACGAGGACGATTATGATGGTGGTGTGCATCGGGGCCGAGGTGGCTCGTTGGTTTTCCCTCCGGATTGCTATGACGACAGCAGCGCCTGGGTCCCCATAacaccaaaaaacacacagaccacatGTACTCCACGCAAG AAACCTGCCTGTCAATCATCCGAAAAAAAGTACGGCGACGTCGGCTCCGCCCCAGGCCCCAGACAGGGGAAGCCCCGCCCACAGAACCATGAGAAACGTGAGCGCACCAAAGAGGATAAGGAGAACCTGTTGGTGCCTGCTCCAGATGGCAACGTGTTCGCCCTGCCCGCCCCCTTAACCCCGGCGGCCATTAGGAAAGGCCGGCCGCACAAAGCCGGGCCAACCACGCCCGTTAACAGCAACGTCCTGAACGCGACGGGAGACCCTCGGAGAG ATGTGTTCCACAGAAAACCAGGGGAGCAGCAGAAGAGTGGACAGCAAGCACTGGAAGGCCTGGCATTCAGCCCAGAGAgaag GTCCCGGTCTCTGGACATGGCAGACAGCGCGCAGAAGCGCAAGGCAGGGAAGGTGTTCGGCAGTCTGGAGAGAGGCCTGGACAAAGTCATCACCATGCTGACGCCCAGCAAGAGGCGGGGCCCACGGGACACGCCCCGCAGGATAAAG GCGCAGTACAACGTGACACTGACCAGCCAGACGAACGCCGAGCAGGTGCTGAACCAGATCCTCCGGGTCTTGCCAGAGAAGAACGTGGACTACGTGCAGAAAGG CTACACTCTGAAGTGCCGGACGGAGTCAGACTCTGGCAAGGTGGCGGTGCAGTTTGAGCTGGAGGTATGTTTGCTGCAGAAGCCTGAGGTGGTGGCCATCCGTCGCCAGAGGCTTAAAGGGGACGCCTGGGTCTATAAGCACCTAGTGGAGGACATCCTGTCCACAACGAGTGCCTGA